One window of the Diospyros lotus cultivar Yz01 chromosome 12, ASM1463336v1, whole genome shotgun sequence genome contains the following:
- the LOC127787019 gene encoding guard cell S-type anion channel SLAC1 isoform X1, producing the protein MGSTEDATNSPASLDTHFVDIHQVFPEDGEARRSVATRMADQRPSHRPVIRTREDSRRQPPRNLSRQVSLETGFSVLNRESRGVRDGDERRMLRRSGRSFGGISSVHRAALAAADGGRRADFDMFRTKAAALSKQNSLLPSGRKEREMVMEKEKKKNDHHHGHGFVQDEGGGGGGVNRSVPAGRYFAALRGPELDQVKDYEDILLPKDEKWPFLLRFPIGCFGICLGLGSQAILWRALATSPATAFLHIPLYINLGLWLLALGVLASVSTTYLLKCLFYFEAVRREYFHPVRVNFFFAPWVVCMFLAIGVPPMIATGVIHPAIWCAFMAPIFVLELKIYGQWLSGGKRRLCKVANPSTHLSVVGNFVGAILASKVGWKEPAKFLWAVGFAHYLVLFVTLYQRLPTSEALPKELHPVYSMFIAAPSAASIAWEAIYGEFDGLSRTCYFIALFLYVSLVVRINFFWGFRFSVAWWSYTFPMTTASLATIKYAEHVPSVLTKALALTLSFMSSAMVFVLLVSTLLHGFVWQTLFPNDLAIAITERRQAKERKAPLKNIRRWTKTPLSLVSSIAKHNSGNKQQLGYSDAQKEGDLD; encoded by the exons ATGGGGAGCACAGAAGACGCTACCAATTCTCCAGCTTCTTTGGACACTCATTTCGTGGACATCCACCAAGTCTTCCCTGAGGATGGAGAAGCCAGAAGATCAGTAGCGACAAGAATGGCAGATCAGAGGCCTTCCCACAGGCCGGTTATTAGGACCCGAGAAGACAGCAGGCGGCAGCCGCCCAGGAATTTGAGCAGGCAGGTGTCGCTGGAGACGGGGTTCTCGGTGCTCAACAGGGAGAGTAGGGGGGTTAGAGATGGTGATGAGAGGAGGATGCTTCGGAGGAGTGGACGGAGCTTTGGAGGGATCAGTTCAGTTCACAGGGCTGCGTTGGCGGCGGCGGATGGAGGAAGAAGGGCGGATTTCGACATGTTCAGGACCAAAGCGGCGGCTCTCAGTAAGCAGAACTCGTTGTTGCCTAGCGGCcggaaggagagagagatggtgatggagaaggagaagaagaagaacgatCATCATCATGGCCATGGATTTGTGCAGGAtgaaggcggcggcggcggcggtgtTAACAGAAGCGTGCCCGCTGGAAGGTATTTTGCTGCTCTTAGAGGACCTGAGCTAGACCAAGTCAAG GACTACGAGGACATTCTCCTCCCCAAGGACGAGAAATGGCCTTTCCTCCTCCGATTCCCCATCGGTTGCTTCGGCATCTGTCTCGGCCTCGGCAGCCAAGCCATCCTCTGGCGGGCCCTCGCCACCAGCCCCGCCACCGCCTTCCTCCACATCCCCCTGTACATCAACCTTGGCCTCTGGCTTTTAGCCCTCGGGGTGCTCGCCTCGGTGTCCACCACCTATTTGCTCAAATGCCTCTTCTATTTCGAAGCCGTCCGGCGAGAATACTTCCACCCCGTTCGAGTCAACTTCTTCTTCGCCCCATGGGTCGTCTGCATGTTCCTCGCCATTGGCGTGCCCCCGATGATCGCCACCGGAGTCATCCACCCGGCCATTTGGTGCGCTTTCATGGCGCCCATTTTCGTCCTGGAGCTGAAGATCTACGGCCAGTGGCTCTCCGGGGGGAAGCGGCGGCTCTGCAAGGTAGCCAACCCGTCTACTCATCTCTCGGTGGTCGGGAACTTCGTGGGGGCGATTTTGGCGTCCAAGGTGGGGTGGAAGGAGCCGGCTAAGTTCCTATGGGCAGTCGGCTTTGCGCATTACCTTGTGTTGTTTGTCACGCTGTATCAGAGACTACCGACGAGCGAAGCTCTCCCGAAAGAACTCCACCCTGTGTACTCCATGTTCATCGCCGCTCCGTCTGCGGCCAGCATTGCTTGGGAAGCCATTTACGGCGAGTTTGATGGGTTGTCCAGGACTTGTTACTTCATCGCCTTGTTCCTCTATGTTTCTCTCGTTGTGCGCATCAATTTCTTCTGGGGTTTTAG GTTCTCGGTGGCATGGTGGTCATACACCTTCCCCATGACGACGGCGTCACTGGCAACCATCAAGTATGCAGAGCACGTACCTTCGGTGCTAACCAAAGCCCTCGCTTTAACTCTTTCCTTCATGTCCTCAGCCATGGTGTTCGTCCTGCTGGTGTCGACGCTGCTGCACGGCTTCGTCTGGCAGACGTTGTTCCCGAACGACCTCGCCATCGCCATCACAGAGCGACGACAGGCCAAGGAGAGGAAGGCGCCATTGAAGAACATAAGGCGCTGGACCAAGACTCCTCTCTCCCTGGTTTCATCCATAGCCAAACACAACTCCGGCAACAAGCAGCAGCTGGGTTATTCTGATGCGCAGAAAGAAGGCGACCTCGATTGA
- the LOC127787019 gene encoding guard cell S-type anion channel SLAC1 isoform X2 has protein sequence MGSTEDATNSPASLDTHFVDIHQVFPEDGEARRSVATRMADQRPSHRPVIRTREDSRRQPPRNLSRQVSLETGFSVLNRESRGVRDGDERRMLRRSGRSFGGISSVHRAALAAADGGRRADFDMFRTKAAALSKQNSLLPSGRKEREMVMEKEKKKNDHHHGHGFVQDEGGGGGGVNRSVPAGRYFAALRGPELDQVKDYEDILLPKDEKWPFLLRFPIGCFGICLGLGSQAILWRALATSPATAFLHIPLYINLGLWLLALGVLASVSTTYLLKCLFYFEAVRREYFHPVRVNFFFAPWVVCMFLAIGVPPMIATGVIHPAIWCAFMAPIFVLELKIYGQWLSGGKRRLCKVANPSTHLSVVGNFVGAILASKVGWKEPAKFLWAVGFAHYLVLFVTLYQRLPTSEALPKELHPVYSMFIAAPSAASIAWEAIYGEFDGLSRTCYFIALFLYVSLVVRINFFWGFRMKNKQGKIALVKKKNPLNRCSMMAEAKLKEQ, from the exons ATGGGGAGCACAGAAGACGCTACCAATTCTCCAGCTTCTTTGGACACTCATTTCGTGGACATCCACCAAGTCTTCCCTGAGGATGGAGAAGCCAGAAGATCAGTAGCGACAAGAATGGCAGATCAGAGGCCTTCCCACAGGCCGGTTATTAGGACCCGAGAAGACAGCAGGCGGCAGCCGCCCAGGAATTTGAGCAGGCAGGTGTCGCTGGAGACGGGGTTCTCGGTGCTCAACAGGGAGAGTAGGGGGGTTAGAGATGGTGATGAGAGGAGGATGCTTCGGAGGAGTGGACGGAGCTTTGGAGGGATCAGTTCAGTTCACAGGGCTGCGTTGGCGGCGGCGGATGGAGGAAGAAGGGCGGATTTCGACATGTTCAGGACCAAAGCGGCGGCTCTCAGTAAGCAGAACTCGTTGTTGCCTAGCGGCcggaaggagagagagatggtgatggagaaggagaagaagaagaacgatCATCATCATGGCCATGGATTTGTGCAGGAtgaaggcggcggcggcggcggtgtTAACAGAAGCGTGCCCGCTGGAAGGTATTTTGCTGCTCTTAGAGGACCTGAGCTAGACCAAGTCAAG GACTACGAGGACATTCTCCTCCCCAAGGACGAGAAATGGCCTTTCCTCCTCCGATTCCCCATCGGTTGCTTCGGCATCTGTCTCGGCCTCGGCAGCCAAGCCATCCTCTGGCGGGCCCTCGCCACCAGCCCCGCCACCGCCTTCCTCCACATCCCCCTGTACATCAACCTTGGCCTCTGGCTTTTAGCCCTCGGGGTGCTCGCCTCGGTGTCCACCACCTATTTGCTCAAATGCCTCTTCTATTTCGAAGCCGTCCGGCGAGAATACTTCCACCCCGTTCGAGTCAACTTCTTCTTCGCCCCATGGGTCGTCTGCATGTTCCTCGCCATTGGCGTGCCCCCGATGATCGCCACCGGAGTCATCCACCCGGCCATTTGGTGCGCTTTCATGGCGCCCATTTTCGTCCTGGAGCTGAAGATCTACGGCCAGTGGCTCTCCGGGGGGAAGCGGCGGCTCTGCAAGGTAGCCAACCCGTCTACTCATCTCTCGGTGGTCGGGAACTTCGTGGGGGCGATTTTGGCGTCCAAGGTGGGGTGGAAGGAGCCGGCTAAGTTCCTATGGGCAGTCGGCTTTGCGCATTACCTTGTGTTGTTTGTCACGCTGTATCAGAGACTACCGACGAGCGAAGCTCTCCCGAAAGAACTCCACCCTGTGTACTCCATGTTCATCGCCGCTCCGTCTGCGGCCAGCATTGCTTGGGAAGCCATTTACGGCGAGTTTGATGGGTTGTCCAGGACTTGTTACTTCATCGCCTTGTTCCTCTATGTTTCTCTCGTTGTGCGCATCAATTTCTTCTGGGGTTTTAG GATGAAAAACAAGCAGGGAAAAATTGCTctagtaaagaaaaagaatccACTCAATCGATGTTCGATGATGGCAGAAGCAAAACTAAAAGAACAGTAA